One Miscanthus floridulus cultivar M001 chromosome 11, ASM1932011v1, whole genome shotgun sequence DNA window includes the following coding sequences:
- the LOC136492995 gene encoding OVARIAN TUMOR DOMAIN-containing deubiquitinating enzyme 12-like — MTHMFPREGASSSSTSMSSQRSETDDDRMIAMVLSEEYAKLDGAMAKRLTNLTSIPHVPRINTYFPTYSDATMDHYRLLDRLNAYGLFEVRVSGDGNCQFRALSDQLYRSPDYHKHVRKEIVKQLKECNSLYEGYVPMKYKHYCKKMKKSGEWGDHVTLQAAADKFAAKICLLTSFRDTCFVEIVPQYQTPQREIWLSFWSEVHYNSLYDARDLPSKYKPRKKHWLLF; from the exons ATGACACATATGTTTCCAAGGGAAGGTGCCTCATCTAGCTCAACCTCAATGAGCAGCCAGAGGAGTGAAACTGATGATGATAGGATGATTGCGATGGTTCTCTCCGAAGAATATGCCAAGTTAGATGGTGCTATGGCCAAGCGTCTTACTAATTTAACATCGATTCCT CATGTTCCCCGGATTAACACATACTTCCCAACATATAGTGATGCCACTATGGACCATTATCGCCTTCTTGATAG GCTAAATGCATACGGCTTGTTTGAGGTGAGAGTATCTGGTGATGGAAATTGTCAG TTTCGTGCACTCTCAGACCAACTATATAGATCACCTGATTATCACAAGCATGTTCGAAAGGAGATTGTAAAGCAG CTCAAGGAATGTAACTCCTTATATGAAGGTTACGTTCCAATGAAATATAAAcattattgcaaaaaaatgaaGAA GTCTGGTGAATGGGGTGACCATGTCACGCTACAAGCAGCTGCAGACAAG TTTGCTGCAAAGATATGTCTTCTTACATCATTCAGAGATACCTGTTTTGTTGAAATTGTTCCTCAATATCAAACTCCACAGAGAG AGATTTGGCTGAGTTTCTGGTCAGAAGTTCACTATAACTCACTGTACGATGCTCGAG ATCTCCCTAGCAAATACAAGCCTAGAAAGAAGCACTGGTTGTTGTTTTAA